One window of Suricata suricatta isolate VVHF042 chromosome 6, meerkat_22Aug2017_6uvM2_HiC, whole genome shotgun sequence genomic DNA carries:
- the ELOVL7 gene encoding elongation of very long chain fatty acids protein 7 yields the protein MAFSDLTSRTVRLYDNWIKDADPRVEDWLLMSSPLPQTIILGFYVYFVTSLGPKLMENRKPFELKKAMITYNFSIVLFSVYMCYEFVMSGWGTGYSFRCEIVDYSRSPLALRMASTCWLYYFSKFIELLDTIFFVLRKKNSQVTFLHVFHHTIMPWTWWFGVKFAAGGLGTFHAFLNTAVHVVMYSYYGLSALGPTFQKYLWWKKYLTSLQLVQFIIVTIHIGQFFFMEDCKYQFPIFLYIIMSYGCIFLLLFLHFWYRAYTKGQRLPKTVKNGICKNKDH from the exons atccAAGAGTTGAAGACTGGCTCCTCATGTCCTCACCTCTGCCACAAACCATCATCCTGGGATTCTATGTCTATTTTGTCACTTCTCTAGGACCAAAGCTCATGGAGAATCGAAAACCCTTTGAACTCAAGAAAGCGATGATAACGTACAATTTTTCCATAGTACTcttttctgtgtatatgtgttaTGAG TTTGTGATGTCTGGCTGGGGTACAGGTTACTCATTTCGATGTGAAATAGTTGACTACTCACGGTCACCTTTAGCCCTGAGG ATGGCAAGCACCTGCTGGCTTTATTACTTCTCCAAATTTATTGAGCTATTAGATACT atcTTTTTTGTTCTGCGTAAGAAAAATAGCCAAGTGACTTTCCTGCATGTCTTCCATCATACCATCATGCCATGGACCTGGTGGTTTGGAGTCAAATTTGCCGCAG gtgGTTTGGGAACATTCCATGCCTTTCTAAATACAGCTGTACATGTAGTCATGTATTCCTACTATGGGCTATCTGCCTTGGGACCAACCTTCCAGAAGTATTTGtggtggaaaaaatatttgacatcaTTACAGCTT GTCCAGTTCATTATTGTCACCATCCACATAGGCCAGTTCTTTTTCATGGAGGATTGCAAGTACCAGTTTCCAATCTTTCTGTACATCATTATGAGTTATGGGTGCATCTTTCTGCTGCTCTTTCTCCATTTTTGGTACCGTGCTTACACCAAAGGCCAGAGGCTGCCCAAAACTGTGAAAAATGGAATCTGCAAAAACAAAGATCACTGA